In Microbulbifer pacificus, the genomic stretch ATTCGAGCGTCTGAACGGCTACAGCCGTGTCACCTATGAACTTTCTGACACGACACAGCTATCTGCCGACCTGATGTATTCCAATACCAAGTCCTATGACGAAATCGACCCCGACTTTATCTGGGGTACCTGGGTCACCCAGGAAGGACTCGCCGCAAGTGGAATTACTGTTCCCGACGCGGTACAGCAGGTTCTCGCGAACTACGAAGACAATTGGCTGAAAATACCCTATACCTTCACCAGTGCCGGCCCGCGCTGGCACAAGAACGACCGCGAATATCTTGCCGTCAGCGCGACACTTGCTGGTGAATTCAGCAATGGCTGGCACTGGGACACCTATATCAACAGTGGCTACACGGATGCGGTACTCACACGCGGCAACAGCCTGCGTTACGACCGTATTGATACCAGCACATTTACCTTGATAGGCCCCTGTGTCGAAGAGGGAAACTGCCCCGAGTTCTCTCCATTTACCCAGGCATCCGCCGCGGTGAATGATTATCTGATGGTTCACGACGAAACCATCACAAACGTTACCCAACATTCTTTCGCGGCAAACCTTACTGGCGACCTGTTCAAGCTGCCGGCAGGCGTAGTGAAATTCGGCGCGGGATTCGAGTCCCGTTATGAAAACCTCGACTACCAGCCCTCGGAACTCTGGCAATCCGGACTGCTCAGCTCACAGCAAACCCCAATCGACGACAAAAGCCGCACGGTCCACGAAGTCTATAGTGAGTTGCTGGTACCATTACTGGCTGAACTCCCGCTTATGGAGTCTCTGGAATTTGAAACCGCCGTACGCGCCGCGGAATACTCTACCGAAGCGGCCAACTTTACCAGCTGGAAGACCGGCCTGAACTGGACGTTGAACGACAGTATACGGTTCAGAAGCGTTTACTCCCTGGCTGTACGCGCACCGCAACTGGGTGAAATGTTCCTCGGTACCAGTATCGGCTACACCGACCTGACAGACCCGTGTGACTCGGACCAAATCGATGGAGGGCCAGCGGACGGTCGCCGTATGGAGAACTGCGCCGCGCTCGGTATCACCGACGGCTGGGATTCCAATCTGAAAGGTCAGCGCGGCCGGGTAATTTCCGAGGGGAACGACGAACTGCGCGAGGAAGAGGCCACCACCTTTACCGCCGGGTTCGTATTCACCCCCTCCTTTACCGAAAGGCTGAATATTTCCGTCGACTACTACGATATTGACCTTTCGGACATGATCGTACGTTTCGGAGCCGGCAATACTCTCGCCCTGTGTGTCGATTCGGAAAGTATCAACAACAATTTCTGCAGCCAGGTCATCCGCTTGGCGAATGGCGATGTGGCATCCGTAAAAGACACATTCATCAATGCCGATGGTGCACGCAGAACAGGTATTGATATCGAAGCCGACTACCAGTTCAACCTGCAGGATACGCTCGGCCTTGCGGGCGACCTTCACTTCAATCTTGTGACCAACCGGCAGCTCGAAAGCTCCTACACATCCACCAACAATCTTACGGGTGAACTGGAAACAACCGATTATCTGGGAGAATTTGGCGTGCCCGAGTGGAAGGCCGATTTGACAACCACCTACTATGTCGATGACCTCACCCTGCGTCTCACCACCAAATACACACAGGGTGGTCCCATCGATCTGGACGGCCGAAAGGAGCGTTACGAGAACAGCGTTGTTGAGGACTCCCTCTACTTCAACTTATGGTCGGGATACCAGATTACACAGTCAACCCAGCTCTATCTTGGGGTGAACAACCTTACCGGTGAAACCTGGACCAACCACCCCTACACCTCTTACGGATCCGCGAATTACTCCCTGCTGGGTCGCTATCTGTACGCGGGGCTCAAACTGACATTCTGATCCCCGAGAAAACCGTTCTTCTGAGCCTGACCGTCACCCCTGATCTCACAGGATCTTGCCCTTAAAGGGAATTTTCAGAGATTGCTGGACCTCTCTGCTTACTGCGCCGCTCTGCGGCGCTTTTTTTCGGCTTGTTGGACCTTCCCGAGAAGGTCCGTTAAAAAAATCCCGGCTGCAGCCGGGACCTTGAATGTCGGTTAAAGGAGAGTGATACGAAATCCGAATTTATGATGTATCCCTGCTGAGGATGATGTTGCACAACATGCCCGGGGGAAATGAAGGGTAAACAATCTCCCCCGCGGATCTTATTGAAACCGCTTGATACTGAATGGCGAAAGATCAATTTCAGGGGCCTTGCCTTCTAGTTGATCCGCTACCAACTCCGCCGTGATTGCCGCCTGCGTCAGTCCGAGATGTTGGTGGCCAAAAGCGAAGGCCAGCCGGGGGTTCTCCGGAGCAATGCCCAAGACCGGGAGTGAATCCGGCAGTGAGGGACGGAATCCCATCCAACGGGTCGCCCCACGATTCTCAATGCCCGGTAACAGCGATTGCGCGTGCTTGAACAGGATATCTGCTCTGGCGTAATTCGGCTCAGCTTCAAGCCCCGCCAACTCAACGGTTCCAGCAAGACGTAATCCTTCCTCCATAGGTGTCATCACGAACGAACGCTCGAAGGACACCAATGGCCGTGTCAGTTCACAACCGGCGTTCGGCAACATCAGGTGATAACCACGCTCGGTATCCAACGGCACCCGGTACCCCAGCTGTTGCGCAAATTTCTTCGACCAGCTGCCGGTGGCGATGACCAGCCGCTGCGCGGAAATCTTTTTCCCACTCGAAAGGCGGATGTCGACCGAACCACTGGCATTTTCCAGGCCGACCACTTCATCGCGCAGGGTTTCTCCCCCTCCGCACATAAACGACTGGGCAAGGCACGTCACCAATCGATATGGATTAGTGGTATGCGCTGTACGGGGGAAATAGAGCCCCCCCGCAACCGCCGGTCCCAACGCCGGCTCCAGTGCCCGAATTTCGTCCGCGGCAAGTGACTGGATTTCGACACCATATCCCTTAAGCAGATCAACCGTCGACTGGTTCCTGTGCGCGGAGTCCGGACGCTCGTACACCGTCAAGGCTCCGCGCTTGGTCATCAGGTCCGTCAGACCGGTGCGGCCGAGCAAGCGGTCGTAGCTTTCGATGGAGCGACCATTGAGCGCACGCAAATGCTGACAGGATCGTTCTACATTCCCCGGTGCAGCCGCCATCGCAAATCGCATCAGCCACGGCAGGGCTTTGTGAAAGTAGCTCCAGCGGATGGATAGAGGCCCGAGAGGGTCCATCAACAGTTTGGGAACTGACAAAATAGTTTTCATGTTCGCCAGCGGCAACACAACGTCGGTGGCGAAATGTCCGGCATTTCCGTAGGAGCAGCCCCGCCCGGGAGATTCCCGGTCGATAAGAGTAACCTTGTGCCCCCGGTACTGCAGCTGCTCCGCCACGGCAACTCCGACAATTCCCGCACCGATGACCACCATCGGGCGAATCTCATTCAGCACGTTTGCTTCTTGCATACCCTGAACCTCTGGCGATTTTCGGTTTCCTATGCGACCGTTTCTGTACGGCCCATTGTCAAAGTCTCGCTACTCGCCTTTCGCGCCAGAAAGTCAAAAGCCTCTCTGGACTGGTTTTCAATTCGGTCTGCGTGCACCAGCAGACAGTCTTCCACACGTACACCACCGTATTTTTTAAACACGCCAATCTTTTCCCAGTTGACTTTGTAGCTGTGTTTGCTACGGGACAGCTCATCCAGCAGCATATCCATAAAATAGATGCCGGGCTCTATCGTCAACGCCTGCCCCACTTCAATATTTCTTGCCATCCTCAGGTAAGGCGCGCGCGGATCGCGAAGACGCGAACGCTCCCGCGGTGCCATCAGGTAGCCGCCCACATCGTGTACCTGCAGCCCGATGAAATGCCCCAAACCGCAGGGGAAAAAGATCCTGGTGATACCTTCGATCACCATGTCTTCCGGCGACATAGTGACAAAATCAAAGTCCCGCAGAATGCAGGCGATCAGGTAGTGTGCCCGCCAGTGTAGATCGGCAAAATTCTTCCCGATGGCAACTTCCGAAACCAGCGTTTGCTGCGCAACATCCACCGCGTTCAGCAAATCGGCATATTCACCGGCGCGGAATGCGTAGCTGCGGGTAATGTCACTTGCATATCCCAGATATCCCGCACCGGCATCGATAACCAGAGAATGGATTTCCGAGGCGGGCATCTTCTCGCGGTCAGCACCATGATAATGCAGCACTGAACTATGGGCGTTGACCGCGACGATATTGGCGTAAGGCAGTTCCGCTTCCTGAACACCAACCCCGGCCAGGTAAGCGTGGTGAATATCCAGTTCGGTCCCCCCCGCCAGGAATACGTCCCTCGCCGCCAGATGCCCTGCGGCACTCAGGGTGTTGGCGCGGCGCAGGCACTCCGCCTCATAGTCCGTTTTGTACGCGCGATGGTAGTGAAGTTCATCAATCAAAGCCGCCGGGTTCAGCTTCGACTTGGGAAGCTGCGGCAAGCAGGAGGCATCCTCCGCGATCAGTGCACAGTGATCAGTCTCCCCTTCGAGCGCATTAACAACCTCCTCAAATGAGATCGCAAGCTGGATGTCGAACGCGTCGGTCCAGTAACCCTGCGGGTCCGCAGGCGGCGTGTGCCAATAATCCTTCGGCTGAAAATAGATGAGGCGGGGCTTTTCCCCAAGCCGGAAGTCAATCGCGCACTGCGGATGCTCCAGCAGCGGCACCCAATGTTTGAAATGGGGGTTTACCTTGAAGGTGTAGTGATTGTCATCAAGAAATGGCAGCTGCGCCGCGCCGGAATAGATTACCAGCCGGGTATACCCGTGAAATGTCATCGCCCGGGTATGGCGGCGAATGATTTCCTCTATATGAAGTTGGTACAGGTTAGCCAGCGGCATCGGTCAATCTCCAAAATAATGTTGTGATGTCTCGCGGTCTTTCTCTCTGGGTTCCGATACCACGTTGAACTGACCAGAAAGCGAAATTCCGGTTGACAGGTCCCGAAAACTTTACTTATTGTACACAATAACAAATAAACACAAAGTGCTTTTTCTCAGAGCACCTTGAATCCCGTTAGCCCCTCTACACGATGATGAGGAAATCACATGCAAATCAATTGGAGCGGCGTGTTCCCCGCAGCCACCACCCAGTTCAACGCCGACGAAAGCCTGAACATTCCAGCCACCCTGAAGCATCTCGACGTTATGCTGGATGCGGGTATCAATGGCCTCGTGATGCTCGGCACGGTGGGAGAAAATTGCTCTCTCAGTCTGGAGGAGAAAATCGAGGTACTTGCCGCAACCGTCAAACATGTGAACGGGCGAGTGCCGGTGCTTACCGGCGTGTCTGAATACACCACCACCCAGGCCTGTGATTTCGCCCGCGCCGCCAAAGAGGCTGGGGTAGATGGCCTTATGGTGTTGCCACCCATGTCCTACAAAGCCGATGCGAACGAAATCGTCACGCACATTCGCGGTGTCGCCGCGGCAACCGAACTGCCGGTGATGGTTTACAACAATCCCGTATGCTATGGCGTAGATGTTTCTGCCGAAGCCGTGGCAGAACTCTCCAAAGTGAGCAATATCGTCGCCGTCAAAGAAGCGTCCAACGACCCGCGCCGCCTGACAGACATCGCCAATCTCGTGAGCGATGACTTTGTCCTGTTCTGCGGCGTGGACGATCTCGCGCTGGAAAGTGTTGCGCTTGGCGCCCACGGCTGGATCTCAGGACTGGTCAACGCCTTTCCTCAGGAAAACCGCCTGATGTGGGACCTGGCCACCAGCGGCAACTATGCAGAAGCACGCAAGGTATACCGCTGGTACACCCCCCTGCTTCACCTGGACACC encodes the following:
- a CDS encoding TonB-dependent receptor plug domain-containing protein, with translation MQLPKKLLPIAIAAAASHSGLLHAQAQQTPTGDASLEEVVVTGSRIQRSTFDTPSPTSVIDKESIKMTGELNLNEVLSTMPQFGEGYDATSGSYSFGNSGLNALDMRDLGVVRTLSLVNGHRPVQITTDGNTMVTEIGMIPSELVERVEVLTGGASAVYGADAVAGVVNFILKDNYEGMSVRTQIGTSQEGGGETGGITFTLGENFANNRGNVAFSLDYFEQKPLLFRERDSAAGRTRYIPNPDNTGPDDGISDFIIHNNITYPDFNIDGNVFGVWNEEYGDLDWYGIEGNGVQLRTPSSALSQGWMATDGSGFDPNAYNFARSPFERLNGYSRVTYELSDTTQLSADLMYSNTKSYDEIDPDFIWGTWVTQEGLAASGITVPDAVQQVLANYEDNWLKIPYTFTSAGPRWHKNDREYLAVSATLAGEFSNGWHWDTYINSGYTDAVLTRGNSLRYDRIDTSTFTLIGPCVEEGNCPEFSPFTQASAAVNDYLMVHDETITNVTQHSFAANLTGDLFKLPAGVVKFGAGFESRYENLDYQPSELWQSGLLSSQQTPIDDKSRTVHEVYSELLVPLLAELPLMESLEFETAVRAAEYSTEAANFTSWKTGLNWTLNDSIRFRSVYSLAVRAPQLGEMFLGTSIGYTDLTDPCDSDQIDGGPADGRRMENCAALGITDGWDSNLKGQRGRVISEGNDELREEEATTFTAGFVFTPSFTERLNISVDYYDIDLSDMIVRFGAGNTLALCVDSESINNNFCSQVIRLANGDVASVKDTFINADGARRTGIDIEADYQFNLQDTLGLAGDLHFNLVTNRQLESSYTSTNNLTGELETTDYLGEFGVPEWKADLTTTYYVDDLTLRLTTKYTQGGPIDLDGRKERYENSVVEDSLYFNLWSGYQITQSTQLYLGVNNLTGETWTNHPYTSYGSANYSLLGRYLYAGLKLTF
- a CDS encoding NAD(P)/FAD-dependent oxidoreductase, with the protein product MQEANVLNEIRPMVVIGAGIVGVAVAEQLQYRGHKVTLIDRESPGRGCSYGNAGHFATDVVLPLANMKTILSVPKLLMDPLGPLSIRWSYFHKALPWLMRFAMAAAPGNVERSCQHLRALNGRSIESYDRLLGRTGLTDLMTKRGALTVYERPDSAHRNQSTVDLLKGYGVEIQSLAADEIRALEPALGPAVAGGLYFPRTAHTTNPYRLVTCLAQSFMCGGGETLRDEVVGLENASGSVDIRLSSGKKISAQRLVIATGSWSKKFAQQLGYRVPLDTERGYHLMLPNAGCELTRPLVSFERSFVMTPMEEGLRLAGTVELAGLEAEPNYARADILFKHAQSLLPGIENRGATRWMGFRPSLPDSLPVLGIAPENPRLAFAFGHQHLGLTQAAITAELVADQLEGKAPEIDLSPFSIKRFQ
- the pepQ gene encoding Xaa-Pro dipeptidase, yielding MPLANLYQLHIEEIIRRHTRAMTFHGYTRLVIYSGAAQLPFLDDNHYTFKVNPHFKHWVPLLEHPQCAIDFRLGEKPRLIYFQPKDYWHTPPADPQGYWTDAFDIQLAISFEEVVNALEGETDHCALIAEDASCLPQLPKSKLNPAALIDELHYHRAYKTDYEAECLRRANTLSAAGHLAARDVFLAGGTELDIHHAYLAGVGVQEAELPYANIVAVNAHSSVLHYHGADREKMPASEIHSLVIDAGAGYLGYASDITRSYAFRAGEYADLLNAVDVAQQTLVSEVAIGKNFADLHWRAHYLIACILRDFDFVTMSPEDMVIEGITRIFFPCGLGHFIGLQVHDVGGYLMAPRERSRLRDPRAPYLRMARNIEVGQALTIEPGIYFMDMLLDELSRSKHSYKVNWEKIGVFKKYGGVRVEDCLLVHADRIENQSREAFDFLARKASSETLTMGRTETVA
- a CDS encoding dihydrodipicolinate synthase family protein; amino-acid sequence: MQINWSGVFPAATTQFNADESLNIPATLKHLDVMLDAGINGLVMLGTVGENCSLSLEEKIEVLAATVKHVNGRVPVLTGVSEYTTTQACDFARAAKEAGVDGLMVLPPMSYKADANEIVTHIRGVAAATELPVMVYNNPVCYGVDVSAEAVAELSKVSNIVAVKEASNDPRRLTDIANLVSDDFVLFCGVDDLALESVALGAHGWISGLVNAFPQENRLMWDLATSGNYAEARKVYRWYTPLLHLDTKPKLVQYIKLAVQECGFGSELCRNPRLSLTGAERESVLNIIHTAIATRPVIR